CTCTCACAGCCGTTGAATCGGCTTTTTACACCAAACTCGCCGCCCAGAAGACGCTTTCTTCTCATCTACCCGCCTTCTGCTCGGCCGCTAACTTGTTCTGCCTTCTCGACTCGAAACACACGGGACCAGAAAATCTAAAGAACAATGACGTAGACTTTACATTCTACACTAACAAACAGTTTGAAAAATATGGGAGTTCTCGCGTTGGAGGTGTCGATCAGTTCAAGAACTATTCGGGTGGAATCAACATTGCCACAGGATCGTTTACTCGGTATAGCCGGAGCTCCACGGGACATGATGAAAGCTTTGCTAGCTATGCAAATGATGGCAATGTGGCTAGTTCCAACTTCACTTCTTATGGATCTAGCGCCACCGGTGGCTCCGGCGAGTTCATAAACTATATGCCACGAGTTAATGTTCCAAATCTTCATTTTGCGTTGTATGATTCCGAGGGTAACAGCCACAATCTCTCTTTTTCGAGCTACGTTGATAATACGAACGCGGGGAATCAAGGGTTCACCACTTATGGGAAAAATGGAAACGCGGTACCAGTTGAGTTCAGCAGTTACGGCGACACTTCAAATGTCGTAGGATCCAGATTCACCAGTTACGGCGAGCTAGGCAATGCTGGTAATGATTCATTCAAGGGTTACAGTAGTAATGCAAATAACCCTACTAACAATTTCAAGAACTACGGTGCTGGAAGTAATGGGGGTGTAGATACTTTTACAAGTTATCGAAACTCCGCGAATGCCGGTACTGATACATTTCAGTCATATGGGAGGGAATCGAGTTCGGGAAACACGAGTTTTTCGAATTATGGCAAGTCGTTTAATGTAGGGTTCGATACTTTCACGGAGTACGCAAAAAAGGGTTTTGATCAATCCACGGGATTCAAGGTTTATGGTGTCAATACTACTTTTCAAGATTATACGAGGAAGGGCGTTACATTTGCACAATATGTTGATCCGGGGTCCAGCAATAAGGATCATTTGACGAAGGTTAGTGTCAAAGTGGTGAATAACGGTGTGGAAGAGGGCAAGTTCTTTAGAGAAGGAATGTTGAAAGAAGGGACGTTGATGAAAATGCCCGAATTTCGAGATTGGATGCCGAGAAGGTCATTTTTGCCCCGAACCATCACCTCGAAACTACCCTTTTCGACTAACGATCTACTCGAGCTTAAACGAACTTTCCTACTCGAGGAAAACTCAACCATGGAGCGCATGGTCAAGAACACACTACTTGAGTGTGAACGAGCTCCAAGCCCTGGAGAGACCAAGCGGTGTGTCGCCTCAATCGAAGATATGATCGACTTTGCGACCACGATTCTAGGAGACAATGTAGTGGTCCGGACTACTAAGGATGTGAAGGGCTCGAACCAATATGTAATCATCGGTGAAGTCAATGGAATAAACGGTGGACGATCCACAGAATCGGTGTCTTGCCATCAAAGCTTATACCCTTACCTACTATATTATTGCCATTCTGTTCCAAATGTGAGAGTGTACGAGGCTGGCATTCTTGATGTGGAAACTAAGGCAAAGATCAATGATGGTGTTGCCATTTGTCATCTCGATACATCGGCGTGGAGCCCAAACCATGGCGCTTTCCTGGCGTTGGGTTCGATCCCAGGTAGAGTAGAAGTCTGCCATTGGATTTTTGAGAATGACATGACTTGGGCTAGAGGCGATTGAGCATATATAAATTTAGCTGATTGATGGTTTGACTTATTTTGGAAAATGCTTGCTTTAATGTTGGAATGAGTTTTCCAAAGTTTCTTGATCATGGGTTGCTTATTTTTAATTTGCTATCACCAAGTAGTttgatcaatatatatataaattatttataaaacacATCATTATATACGTACcgatatatataatatacatacacatatatgaatgtaagATCATTCACTTGCACGCTCAAAGACACGATGCTACAACTTTGAGTACATCCAAAGGGAAGGTCCACTAAAATGTTgcctaaaaaattaatattgatgGACGTTAGTGTTACGGCATGCTATGAATTTGGCAAGAAATAGCAAGGTACTTGCATAAAGTTCTCTCTCGCATAAGTTAGCGAAAGCAGAAGCAAACGGtggacatatatatatatatatatatatatatatatatatatatatatatatatatatatatatatatatatatatatattaggaatgtacacgtgcgatgcacgtaggtgactaataatgaaaaatataatcacGAGAAATTAGATAATGTTTAAAGTCGTTTAAATAACATCATGTTTATGAGTATTTATCAatctaaatatatcaaaacacaatacataaaaATACATCATGACAATAAATCGTATATATTCACTTAATTTATATGACATTTTTCAATTCACGACATAATACAGCTCTCTTAAATGATAAATcagcaaaaatatttttcattcaaaatgaaaaaaaacaataaaaataaattaacataATAGTGAATTTTACCAAAATCAAATCTAAAATTTACTTAAATAGAGTACACATAGACAAACGTCAAATAAAATTCTCTTAATTTACTCAATTATCATAATaatgttaaaataaaatcattaaacttGTTTTTAAGGTAAATATCACTTTTGCTTTTGTTAACTTTTAACACATTGcggattttatttaatttctatgtttttttagaatatatattatagataattaattttatatcggaatcaatcatttataaattaatattggtgattaataatttaagagaaataatattttaacataataccactcaaataaatatatatagcaaaaacatatataaataaaataatatgtaatactcagttaaaatattttatatgtaaaattataatatataataaatgataataaactatcaatataattcatatttattataaggATTATAtcgattaaattttttttaaagattatatcgtaaatttagtttaaaatttagatggaaaaaaaaagaagaatgtGTATTAATATCCAAATATATCTAAGATGGATAATGAATAACAAAAATTGACTAagaaatgtaaataaataatttttttacataaaataaaatttagaaaataaagaagaatgtgaattaatgttcaaatatatctaagatggacaatgaataaaaaaaaacacttaaaaagacatattaatttaatttgctaAATTAAATGAAcaagaaaatgtaaaaaaataatttttttggcatAAAATTTAAGGAATAATGAGGAATGTGTATTAATTACAATTGAAGtggtatatttatttatttagtattattatttatttatatgtatgttagATAAAGAAGAATGAGTATTAATGTCCAAATTCATTTAAGGTGGACAATGAATTACAAAAAGAAAAACCTTAAGATAAGATAACCTAATAATTTAATTGGCCAACTTAAATGAACAAGGACATATaaggaaattcacaattgaaagtggtatatttatatgtatgttagATTAGATATATACTAAAAAGTgaacgtgcgttgcacgtgaaCAGCTAAATTGCTGGAAATATAAGTacgaaattttgataatatttaaatgaattaaaatatggCTAATaacatttattaattaaaacaaaccaaaccacaaaataaaaaatcatgacCATAGACGGTCTATGAGTCGAAGAAGTTATCTTATCAACATGACATACTTTTCAATATACTTATTAGTTGATTTTGATAACTATACTCTTTAtcgtagtttgttataatataCATAAACCATTTTGGTATACTCAGCAAGTATATGATCGTCTTTAACatctattatgttatttaaaatCCTCATCTGTGATCTGACATGCTCGTAGTTTACTTTCCTATCAAGACGTTTTTTTCGGTTTTCTACATTGTTTTTATCCAGTAATCTTGTTttccaaatatttattttattgttgaatgatTTTTCAGTTTTTGACAATCATCAACTATAGTAATTGTCTTACTCAATATCTCATCTAATAATACAAATGTTTAGATATCATGAGCATCTTATAATAGAAAAAATTAATTGGATGAAATATTGTATAATTCAATTTGAATTTCACTATTCGGCTAAGTGAATTATTTGGCGAGTAGTTCTCTATGTTACCATCATATAtcttatgaattagtttgttagTCATTTTAACTaaaaaaattgacaaaaacaACCTCTTAGCAACCTCGAAATCTATCGAGATAATATTGAAAGAAATAAAGTGCAACAG
This Primulina eburnea isolate SZY01 chromosome 2, ASM2296580v1, whole genome shotgun sequence DNA region includes the following protein-coding sequences:
- the LOC140824537 gene encoding polygalacturonase 1 beta-like protein 2 isoform X2, which gives rise to MKMCRRRIELNCDVSFIFSLLLLVSFLYVSFAETNSNTRTKENPFTPKASLIRYWSEHVCNNHTTPSFLLSKASPLTAVESAFYTKLAAQKTLSSHLPAFCSAANLFCLLDSKHTGPENLKNNDVDFTFYTNKQFEKYGSSRVGGVDQFKNYSGGINIATGSFTRYSRSSTGHDESFASYANDGNVASSNFTSYGSSATGGSGEFINYMPRVNVPNLHFALYDSEGNSHNLSFSSYVDNTNAGNQGFTTYGKNGNAVPVEFSSYGDTSNVVGSRFTSYGELGNAGNDSFKGYSSNANNPTNNFKNYGAGSNGGVDTFTSYRNSANAGFDTFTEYAKKGFDQSTGFKVYGVNTTFQDYTRKGVTFAQYVDPGSSNKDHLTKVSVKVVNNGVEEGKFFREGMLKEGTLMKMPEFRDWMPRRSFLPRTITSKLPFSTNDLLELKRTFLLEENSTMERMVKNTLLECERAPSPGETKRCVASIEDMIDFATTILGDNVVVRTTKDVKGSNQYVIIGEVNGINGGRSTESVSCHQSLYPYLLYYCHSVPNVRVYEAGILDVETKAKINDGVAICHLDTSAWSPNHGAFLALGSIPGRVEVCHWIFENDMTWARGD
- the LOC140824537 gene encoding polygalacturonase 1 beta-like protein 2 isoform X1, translated to MKMCRRRIELNCDVSFIFSLLLLVSFLYVSFAETNSNTRTKENPFTPKASLIRYWSEHVCNNHTTPSFLLSKASPLTAVESAFYTKLAAQKTLSSHLPAFCSAANLFCLLDSKHTGPENLKNNDVDFTFYTNKQFEKYGSSRVGGVDQFKNYSGGINIATGSFTRYSRSSTGHDESFASYANDGNVASSNFTSYGSSATGGSGEFINYMPRVNVPNLHFALYDSEGNSHNLSFSSYVDNTNAGNQGFTTYGKNGNAVPVEFSSYGDTSNVVGSRFTSYGELGNAGNDSFKGYSSNANNPTNNFKNYGAGSNGGVDTFTSYRNSANAGTDTFQSYGRESSSGNTSFSNYGKSFNVGFDTFTEYAKKGFDQSTGFKVYGVNTTFQDYTRKGVTFAQYVDPGSSNKDHLTKVSVKVVNNGVEEGKFFREGMLKEGTLMKMPEFRDWMPRRSFLPRTITSKLPFSTNDLLELKRTFLLEENSTMERMVKNTLLECERAPSPGETKRCVASIEDMIDFATTILGDNVVVRTTKDVKGSNQYVIIGEVNGINGGRSTESVSCHQSLYPYLLYYCHSVPNVRVYEAGILDVETKAKINDGVAICHLDTSAWSPNHGAFLALGSIPGRVEVCHWIFENDMTWARGD